In Gordonia phthalatica, one genomic interval encodes:
- a CDS encoding enoyl-CoA hydratase/isomerase family protein, with product MNNRSGHDDVVRSERRGAVAILRINRPEARNALNAAVFAALNGHLAELRTDDSVRAIVLAGASGVFCAGADITAFDALRADPLIGQRRASGGTLWADLENFPKPVIAAVEGLALGGGLELVLACDTSIVGQGARLGLPEVKLGVIPGGGGTQRLIRALGKPRAMALLLSGDLVTGTEAATLGLVGKVVDDDEVVEQAIALAQRISANSPLAVALAKDAALAAQTGSIAAGLEHEKRNFVYSLASDDSHEGQAAFVAKRSPNFTGR from the coding sequence ATGAACAACCGGAGCGGACACGATGATGTGGTGCGCAGCGAACGACGCGGAGCCGTCGCGATCCTGCGCATCAACCGACCCGAGGCCCGGAATGCACTGAACGCCGCGGTGTTCGCAGCCTTGAACGGGCACCTAGCCGAGCTGCGGACCGATGACTCCGTGCGCGCCATAGTTTTGGCCGGCGCGAGCGGCGTGTTCTGCGCTGGAGCAGACATCACCGCGTTCGACGCCCTGCGGGCCGATCCGTTGATCGGGCAGCGGCGGGCCTCCGGGGGGACTCTATGGGCCGACCTGGAGAACTTCCCCAAACCGGTGATCGCAGCCGTCGAGGGCCTGGCCCTGGGGGGCGGGCTCGAACTCGTCCTGGCCTGCGACACCAGCATCGTCGGCCAGGGTGCCCGCCTTGGATTACCCGAGGTCAAGCTCGGCGTCATCCCCGGCGGCGGCGGCACCCAACGACTCATCCGGGCGCTCGGCAAACCTCGCGCCATGGCACTGCTGCTCAGCGGCGACCTGGTCACCGGGACCGAGGCCGCCACCCTCGGCCTGGTGGGAAAGGTGGTCGACGACGACGAGGTCGTCGAACAGGCGATCGCCCTGGCGCAGCGGATCTCGGCTAATTCCCCGCTGGCCGTGGCCCTGGCCAAAGACGCCGCCCTGGCCGCGCAGACCGGGTCGATAGCCGCAGGGCTCGAGCACGAAAAGCGCAACTTCGTCTATTCACTCGCCTCAGACGACAGCCACGAGGGCCAGGCCGCCTTCGTGGCCAAGCGTTCGCCGAACTTCACCGGCCGCTGA
- a CDS encoding acyl-CoA dehydrogenase family protein, whose product MTTTLFPDHRPTWQTESHELLRDHARAFFAREVTPRQADWARQGHVDRELWNRAGAAGLLLTDIAEKDGGGGGDFGHEAVVAQELAYAHDSAFGFTVHSTIVSHYINAYGTEEQKRRWLPGLASGEKVVAVAMTEPGTGSDLQNVKTTAIRDGDHYVVNGAKTFISNGTHCDLVVIVAKTDPAAGGKGISLLVAEVDNNVAGFSRGAVLEKIGMHGWDTRELFFDDMRVPVENILGEEGSGFAELMTQLPRERLIIGVAGVAVAEAAVIETIRYVKERDAFGKKLLDFQNTQFVLAECKAEVYAGKALIDDGIRRQIEGTLDAAGASMIKMWATDMQCRVVDKCLQLFGGYGYMMEYPIAQMYAASRVQRIYGGTNEIMKLLVARSL is encoded by the coding sequence ATGACCACCACCCTGTTCCCCGACCACCGCCCCACCTGGCAAACCGAGTCCCACGAGTTGCTACGGGACCACGCCCGCGCCTTCTTCGCCAGAGAAGTCACCCCCCGCCAGGCGGACTGGGCCCGGCAGGGCCACGTCGACCGCGAACTCTGGAACAGAGCCGGAGCGGCAGGCCTACTGCTCACCGACATCGCCGAAAAGGACGGCGGCGGGGGAGGCGACTTCGGCCACGAGGCTGTAGTGGCCCAGGAACTGGCGTACGCGCACGACAGCGCGTTCGGCTTCACCGTGCACTCCACGATCGTCAGCCACTACATCAACGCCTACGGGACCGAGGAGCAAAAGCGCCGCTGGCTACCCGGGCTCGCCTCCGGCGAGAAAGTGGTGGCCGTCGCCATGACCGAGCCTGGTACCGGCTCAGACCTGCAGAACGTCAAGACCACAGCCATCCGCGACGGCGACCACTACGTGGTCAACGGCGCCAAGACCTTCATCTCCAACGGCACCCACTGCGACTTGGTTGTCATCGTGGCCAAGACCGATCCAGCGGCCGGCGGCAAGGGCATCTCCCTACTAGTCGCCGAGGTCGACAATAACGTCGCGGGCTTCTCCCGCGGCGCCGTCCTCGAGAAGATCGGCATGCACGGATGGGACACCCGCGAACTCTTCTTTGACGACATGCGGGTACCGGTGGAGAACATCCTTGGCGAGGAGGGCTCCGGCTTCGCCGAACTCATGACCCAGTTGCCGCGGGAGCGACTCATCATCGGAGTCGCCGGCGTGGCGGTGGCCGAGGCCGCGGTGATCGAGACCATCCGGTACGTCAAAGAGCGCGATGCGTTCGGCAAGAAACTCCTGGACTTCCAGAACACCCAGTTCGTACTAGCCGAGTGCAAGGCCGAAGTCTACGCCGGCAAGGCGCTGATCGACGACGGCATCCGCCGCCAGATCGAGGGCACCCTGGACGCCGCCGGCGCCTCCATGATCAAAATGTGGGCCACCGACATGCAGTGCCGCGTGGTGGACAAGTGCCTACAGCTGTTCGGTGGCTACGGCTACATGATGGAATACCCCATCGCCCAGATGTACGCCGCCTCCCGCGTGCAGCGGATCTACGGCGGCACCAACGAGATCATGAAGCTGCTCGTAGCCAGGTCACTGTGA
- a CDS encoding MaoC/PaaZ C-terminal domain-containing protein — protein MNAAPPSPSVYAEDFTPGQILELGDHTVSKSELVDFATRWDAQWFHIDEEAADQGHFRGLIASGVHTIAIAQRLLTQTMLNQWAVIAGLGFDRVRFPVPVRPGNVLTGTAQIAEITLDGTRGRVKIEMRLTDQDDHTVLYAELTIVMWQREQATTPSGGFN, from the coding sequence GTGAACGCCGCGCCCCCGAGTCCGTCCGTCTACGCCGAAGACTTCACCCCGGGCCAGATCCTCGAACTGGGCGATCACACCGTCTCCAAGTCCGAACTGGTCGACTTCGCCACCCGCTGGGACGCCCAGTGGTTTCACATCGATGAGGAAGCCGCTGATCAGGGACACTTCCGCGGACTCATCGCCAGCGGGGTACACACCATCGCCATCGCTCAACGGCTGCTCACACAAACAATGCTCAACCAATGGGCAGTGATCGCCGGGCTCGGATTCGACCGGGTACGGTTCCCGGTGCCCGTCCGACCCGGCAACGTTCTCACCGGAACCGCCCAAATTGCCGAGATCACTCTCGACGGAACACGCGGGCGAGTGAAGATAGAAATGCGGCTGACCGATCAGGACGACCACACCGTCCTCTACGCCGAACTGACCATCGTCATGTGGCAAAGAGAGCAGGCCACGACACCGTCCGGAGGCTTCAACTGA
- a CDS encoding IS3 family transposase (programmed frameshift), giving the protein MTISSLAVSGDNARMDSLQPRSDGPRRRRAFTPADKLAHLAAYEQACASNEGGAYLRREGLYSSLISEWRKQRDAGVLDGAPAGAKIGKLTAEQAEIARLRRELDRTTKRLATTEAALDIMGKGTRALGISLRERGHRRAAQQALMTAHHALTDAGVTTRTATTLTSVTRSTAARIKARSLAPARPAPAAAQVPANKLTPDERQAVLTLLDCDRFVDQAPLEVYAQLLDEGTYLCSVSTMYRILRENTQVTDRRRQARHPARVCPELVADAPRQVYTWDITKLPGPVKGVYFDAYVMVDIYSRYIVGAHVQTRESGALAVEFMSEIFAVHGIPSVVHADRGTSMTSKPVAALLADLEVTRSHSRPKVSNDNPYSESLFKTLKYGPAFPDRFGSIHHARQFMETFVTWYNHDHRHSGIGLHTPADVHFGLAAQKAAERSDVLAEARRAHPERFGTTDRGPKILDLPTEAWINQPAAIDGTEPAAGQAAA; this is encoded by the exons ATGACGATTTCCAGCCTGGCCGTGTCCGGGGACAATGCCCGCATGGACTCCTTGCAGCCACGCTCCGACGGCCCGCGCCGACGCCGCGCCTTCACCCCGGCGGACAAGCTCGCACACCTGGCCGCATACGAGCAGGCCTGCGCGAGCAACGAGGGCGGCGCCTACCTGCGCCGCGAGGGCCTGTACTCGTCGCTGATCAGCGAATGGCGCAAGCAACGCGACGCCGGCGTCCTCGACGGCGCACCAGCCGGCGCGAAGATCGGCAAGCTCACCGCCGAGCAGGCCGAGATCGCCCGCCTGCGCCGAGAGCTCGACCGCACCACCAAGCGCCTCGCGACCACCGAAGCGGCCCTAGACATCATGGGAAAAG GCACACGCGCTCTTGGAATCTCTCTCCGAGAGCGCGGACACCGACGAGCCGCACAACAAGCGCTGATGACCGCCCACCACGCCCTCACCGATGCCGGCGTCACCACAAGGACGGCGACGACCTTGACGTCGGTGACCCGGTCAACCGCCGCCAGGATCAAGGCACGGTCGCTGGCACCGGCGCGGCCGGCGCCAGCGGCGGCGCAGGTGCCCGCGAACAAGCTCACACCGGACGAACGTCAGGCGGTGCTCACGCTGCTCGACTGCGACCGGTTCGTCGACCAGGCTCCGCTCGAGGTCTACGCCCAGCTCCTCGACGAAGGCACCTACCTGTGTTCGGTGTCGACGATGTACCGGATCCTGCGGGAGAACACGCAGGTCACCGACCGCCGCAGGCAGGCGAGACATCCCGCACGGGTGTGCCCGGAACTGGTGGCCGACGCGCCTCGGCAGGTCTACACCTGGGACATCACGAAGCTCCCCGGCCCGGTCAAGGGCGTCTACTTCGACGCCTACGTGATGGTCGACATCTACTCTCGCTACATCGTCGGTGCGCACGTCCAAACCCGTGAATCCGGTGCGCTTGCCGTGGAGTTCATGTCGGAAATCTTTGCCGTGCATGGCATTCCGAGTGTGGTGCATGCCGACCGTGGGACGTCGATGACCAGCAAACCCGTCGCCGCTCTGCTCGCCGACTTGGAGGTGACCCGGTCGCATTCGCGGCCGAAGGTCTCCAACGACAACCCGTACTCCGAATCGCTGTTCAAGACCCTCAAGTACGGTCCGGCGTTCCCGGACCGCTTCGGGTCGATCCACCATGCCCGACAATTCATGGAAACGTTCGTGACCTGGTACAACCACGACCACCGGCACAGTGGAATCGGTCTGCACACCCCCGCAGACGTCCACTTCGGGCTCGCTGCCCAGAAGGCGGCCGAGCGCTCCGACGTCCTCGCGGAGGCTCGTCGCGCCCACCCCGAACGATTCGGAACCACAGACCGAGGGCCGAAGATCCTGGACCTGCCCACCGAGGCCTGGATCAACCAGCCTGCCGCAATCGACGGCACCGAACCTGCGGCGGGTCAGGCCGCCGCGTAA
- a CDS encoding tyrosine-type recombinase/integrase: MDDLRRSVLEGQVDVPAVGEVCRRLPPNVPPYVVAINGVEVAPIVDYLTSLTLSDMSPLTVRSYAHDLLRWWRILAVVNVDWDRATTSDVELLVGWLRITPNPQRLRSDQSAPQPGSVNLRTGKPLLARGYAPSTINHALTVVSGFYEFHLLYGRGPLLNPVPASAARRRMTRHHSPLEPDAPQRRGPLRQRSPRRVPRSIPDGLWDELFTTMSHDRDRALLAFYVSSGARASELLGVTGADVDWANKKLWVVSKGSRELAAVPGSPEAFTYLARYLRQCGTPGPAEPVWRTLRGDPRPLTYWAMRRIMQRANVVLGTNWTLHDLRHTAATRMVNDPNLTLPEVQTILRHRHLSATEQYLQPRVEELHDKLQEHFTRSRPEPTYSPGYDADDIATVFGE, encoded by the coding sequence ATGGACGATCTGAGACGTAGCGTGCTCGAGGGGCAGGTCGACGTGCCCGCGGTCGGCGAGGTCTGCCGGCGTCTACCGCCAAACGTTCCGCCGTACGTGGTGGCGATCAACGGCGTTGAGGTCGCGCCGATCGTCGACTATCTGACGAGCCTGACGCTGTCAGATATGAGCCCGTTGACGGTGCGATCGTATGCCCATGACCTGCTTCGTTGGTGGAGGATTCTGGCGGTGGTCAACGTCGACTGGGATCGCGCCACCACCTCTGATGTCGAGCTTCTGGTGGGTTGGCTGCGGATCACGCCGAATCCGCAACGCCTACGCAGCGACCAATCGGCACCGCAACCCGGATCGGTGAACCTGCGCACCGGAAAGCCGCTGCTGGCCAGAGGATATGCGCCGTCGACAATCAACCATGCACTGACCGTTGTCTCCGGGTTCTACGAGTTCCACCTCCTATACGGACGCGGTCCGCTACTTAACCCGGTTCCTGCGTCTGCCGCGCGACGCCGGATGACCCGCCACCACAGTCCACTCGAACCTGATGCGCCGCAGCGGCGAGGACCGCTGCGTCAACGGAGCCCACGTCGCGTTCCTCGATCGATCCCAGATGGCCTGTGGGACGAGCTGTTCACGACGATGTCTCACGACCGTGACCGTGCGCTGCTGGCCTTCTACGTCTCCTCGGGCGCCAGGGCCAGCGAACTATTGGGCGTCACTGGAGCAGACGTGGACTGGGCGAACAAGAAGCTGTGGGTGGTGTCCAAGGGCAGCCGCGAACTGGCCGCAGTACCGGGCTCCCCCGAGGCGTTCACCTACCTGGCCCGGTATCTCCGACAGTGCGGAACACCAGGACCCGCCGAACCGGTGTGGCGGACCCTTCGTGGTGATCCCCGGCCGCTGACGTACTGGGCGATGCGGCGAATCATGCAGCGCGCTAACGTCGTATTGGGCACGAACTGGACTCTGCACGACCTGCGGCACACCGCTGCCACCCGGATGGTCAACGACCCCAATCTGACGCTTCCTGAGGTGCAGACCATCCTGCGCCACCGGCACCTGTCAGCGACCGAGCAGTACCTGCAACCACGGGTCGAGGAACTTCACGACAAACTCCAGGAGCATTTCACCCGTTCCCGCCCCGAACCCACCTACAGCCCCGGGTACGACGCCGACGACATCGCGACGGTGTTCGGTGAATAG
- a CDS encoding tyrosine-type recombinase/integrase: MSTIVALATSVWPEPVHRRRSRNRGLDKIGDYLRGHPGDTWQQRWDACELNTRLLPAGDASPTGTTTARAEFAQGLEALFALRVIRPTLQAFRANKLMRYSHEFAQAEGDPELERFITAVNETDAGDKFKRWAIFDVCTALTYQGIPIADLTPEAFMDYAVRTRETTGRNGEHLGKYVGHMAWQVLHGCGHFRASAPPTLRGALRAPQLTTTQMVDQYPVASQPVRHLLIDYLDRRGAEIDYASLARQAHLITKLFWLAIEQLNPGQADLRISQELYARWREHIMVCDDGSPRTDQATVLGAVRTMYFDINLWATHEPEKWAQWAAPCPVPRSDIRMLMNHRHRVRERTHATIRTLQPLLPALIDAVATRYETWRTLLDAASGVDDRLQFSVGDRTYTRIYSREDRSLAAQGATPRVRVHDHQADKGIDVTRQEDAAFWGWAIVETLRHSGLRIEELTELSQLSVRQYRRPNGEAIALLVVAPSKTDRERVIPMSAELFHVIACIIRRIAAGKSTVPLATRYDDYERITSVPQPFLFQRRIGQRIEVMTTGAIGTHLRAVCADIATTDPRFEGIHFRPHDFRRLFATELVNNGLPIHIGAALLGHLDLETTRGYVAVFNDDVTRHYQAHLQRRRALRPPEEYPSVTDAEWAEFEAHFDKRKVELGGCGRPYATPCSHEHACIRCPMLHVDPTMLPRLDDIEASLLKRRDRAHTENWLGEIEGIDLTLSFLRSKRTEVQRRLRRHTDLGLPTTAHPPAGSAAPPSPSAG, from the coding sequence ATGTCGACGATTGTTGCCCTCGCTACCAGCGTGTGGCCCGAGCCAGTCCATCGGCGGCGCAGCCGTAACCGCGGGCTGGACAAGATCGGTGACTACCTGCGCGGTCATCCCGGCGACACGTGGCAACAACGCTGGGACGCATGCGAACTCAACACTCGACTGTTGCCCGCCGGCGACGCCTCCCCCACAGGCACAACGACTGCCCGCGCCGAGTTCGCGCAGGGCCTTGAAGCGCTGTTCGCGCTGCGCGTGATCCGCCCGACATTGCAGGCCTTTCGGGCCAACAAACTGATGCGCTACTCCCACGAGTTTGCCCAGGCCGAAGGCGATCCCGAGCTGGAGCGCTTCATCACCGCCGTCAACGAGACCGATGCCGGCGACAAGTTCAAACGGTGGGCGATCTTCGACGTGTGCACCGCTCTGACCTACCAAGGCATCCCGATCGCCGATCTCACACCCGAAGCATTCATGGACTACGCAGTCCGCACACGCGAAACCACCGGGCGCAACGGTGAACACCTCGGCAAGTACGTCGGACACATGGCCTGGCAGGTCCTGCACGGATGCGGGCACTTCCGAGCCTCAGCACCACCCACCCTGCGGGGCGCCCTCCGTGCACCGCAGCTGACAACCACACAGATGGTTGACCAGTATCCGGTCGCCAGCCAGCCGGTACGGCATCTCCTCATCGACTACCTCGATCGCCGCGGCGCCGAGATCGACTACGCCTCCCTGGCACGACAGGCACACCTCATCACGAAGCTGTTCTGGCTGGCGATCGAACAGCTCAACCCCGGACAAGCCGACCTCCGTATCTCCCAAGAGCTCTATGCCCGGTGGCGAGAACACATCATGGTCTGCGATGACGGCAGCCCGCGCACCGACCAGGCAACTGTCCTCGGCGCGGTGCGGACCATGTACTTCGACATCAACCTGTGGGCCACGCACGAACCGGAAAAGTGGGCGCAGTGGGCCGCGCCTTGCCCCGTCCCACGCAGCGACATCCGCATGCTGATGAACCACAGACACCGCGTCCGCGAGCGAACCCACGCCACCATCCGCACCCTGCAACCGCTGCTACCGGCACTCATCGACGCCGTCGCCACCCGGTACGAGACGTGGCGCACCCTCCTCGACGCCGCCAGTGGCGTCGACGATCGCCTTCAGTTCAGCGTCGGCGACCGGACCTACACCCGCATCTACTCCCGTGAAGACCGCAGCCTAGCCGCCCAAGGCGCCACACCACGAGTCCGGGTGCACGACCACCAGGCCGACAAAGGCATCGATGTCACCCGACAGGAAGACGCCGCGTTCTGGGGATGGGCCATCGTAGAAACACTGCGGCACAGCGGACTACGCATCGAAGAACTCACCGAACTGTCCCAGCTCAGCGTGCGACAGTACCGACGACCCAACGGTGAAGCCATCGCGCTACTGGTAGTGGCACCGTCCAAAACCGACCGCGAACGAGTGATACCCATGTCTGCGGAACTGTTCCACGTCATCGCCTGCATCATCCGCCGCATCGCCGCCGGAAAGTCGACAGTGCCGCTGGCCACCCGGTACGACGACTACGAACGCATCACCAGCGTCCCGCAGCCGTTCCTGTTCCAACGCCGCATCGGCCAACGCATCGAAGTAATGACCACCGGCGCGATCGGCACACACCTGCGGGCCGTGTGCGCCGACATCGCCACCACCGACCCCCGCTTCGAAGGAATTCACTTCCGGCCCCACGACTTCCGCCGACTGTTCGCCACAGAACTGGTCAACAACGGCCTACCCATCCACATCGGCGCCGCCTTGCTCGGCCACCTCGACCTCGAAACCACCCGCGGCTACGTCGCCGTCTTCAACGACGACGTCACCCGCCACTACCAAGCCCACCTCCAACGCCGCCGCGCACTACGCCCACCAGAGGAATATCCGTCCGTCACCGACGCCGAATGGGCCGAGTTCGAAGCGCACTTCGACAAACGCAAAGTCGAACTCGGCGGCTGCGGTCGCCCCTACGCCACCCCATGCAGCCACGAACACGCCTGCATTCGCTGCCCCATGCTCCACGTCGACCCCACGATGCTCCCGCGCCTCGACGACATCGAAGCCAGCCTTCTCAAGCGACGAGACCGCGCCCACACCGAGAACTGGCTCGGCGAAATCGAAGGGATCGATCTCACCCTGTCGTTTCTGCGCAGCAAGAGAACCGAAGTGCAGCGCCGACTCCGACGACACACCGACCTCGGACTGCCAACGACAGCCCACCCACCTGCTGGATCGGCGGCGCCCCCTAGTCCGTCAGCTGGGTGA
- a CDS encoding DUF4440 domain-containing protein → MSSDTEVDRELATLEPIFHRLPPRTDRRAIEALLEPDFLEVGASGVVYTRHFVLDVVEQRYRDGQDPNDAAWTITDFRSIALATDVYLVTYRLRFQERLSRRCTLWRRRGSTWKAAYHQGTTCDPADATPS, encoded by the coding sequence GTGAGCAGCGATACCGAGGTAGACCGAGAATTGGCGACCCTGGAACCGATCTTCCATCGCCTCCCGCCGCGAACTGATCGTCGGGCGATCGAAGCACTGCTCGAGCCTGACTTCCTCGAGGTAGGCGCATCCGGAGTGGTGTACACCCGACACTTCGTCCTCGACGTCGTTGAACAGCGGTATCGCGATGGCCAGGATCCGAATGACGCAGCCTGGACGATCACTGACTTCCGCTCCATAGCTCTTGCCACCGACGTGTATCTCGTCACCTACCGTTTGCGCTTCCAGGAGCGGTTGTCGCGGCGCTGCACACTGTGGAGGCGGCGAGGCTCGACGTGGAAAGCCGCCTACCATCAGGGAACGACATGCGATCCAGCCGATGCCACCCCGAGTTGA
- a CDS encoding ABC transporter ATP-binding protein produces MSGKTSSDDVSEHGGWGLLARWMRPELAVLSVGLVLGLVSTAAQLISPLVTREVLERLESRSSVLGAALVLVAVLVVSTGVGYVQMVMLGSMAERIVRATRRSMLAALLRARIGATRTAGEMASRVTSDTTLIREAATSSVVLLVNGVVSLVGSLALMAYLDVVLLAVAAVVMGLTLALSLALMPRLSRVQQQVQEQLGQLGARLDGTVRAIRTVKASRAENRELEALNRHVEDARTLGVRAIRLEAAADVFSGLAINLMLISVLTVGAWRVSTGALDVPSLVAFLLYVFALNAPIGMIMVSIRSAQSGLAAARRIDEVTTLEREIDPPSAGADHRIDPHRPVLEFDSLTVRYTPDQHPALRSVSMRVPRRGHLALVGPSGAGKTTVLSTLLRFVNPTAGRVLLDGIPYEQWTIPAVRSRIGYVEQDAPLVPGTVRDNITYTAAEASESDIWQALDTVALSDKVRSLPEGLDHEIAATTLSGGERQRIAVARALLARPEVLLLDEATAQLDARTESAITTAIRQLSEHGAVITIAHRLSTIIDADHIIVLDNGTIRAQGTHTELLNQDALYRELIAALRISTLSSTDAK; encoded by the coding sequence ATGTCGGGGAAGACAAGCAGTGATGATGTGTCCGAGCACGGTGGTTGGGGTTTGCTGGCCCGGTGGATGCGCCCAGAGCTGGCGGTGCTCAGTGTCGGGCTCGTTCTGGGTCTGGTCAGTACCGCCGCGCAGCTGATCAGCCCGCTGGTGACGCGAGAAGTGCTGGAGAGGCTGGAATCCCGTAGCTCGGTCCTCGGGGCCGCACTGGTACTGGTGGCGGTGCTGGTGGTCTCCACCGGTGTCGGATATGTGCAGATGGTAATGCTTGGGTCGATGGCTGAGCGGATCGTGCGGGCGACTCGGCGGTCGATGCTCGCCGCGCTGTTGCGGGCGCGCATCGGCGCGACCCGTACCGCTGGCGAGATGGCCTCCCGGGTCACCTCCGACACCACGCTGATTCGCGAGGCCGCCACCAGCAGCGTTGTGTTGCTGGTCAATGGGGTCGTGTCTTTGGTGGGCAGCCTGGCGTTAATGGCCTACCTCGATGTCGTCCTGCTCGCGGTCGCCGCAGTGGTCATGGGGCTGACGCTGGCGTTGTCGCTGGCGTTGATGCCCCGGTTGTCTCGGGTGCAGCAACAGGTCCAAGAGCAACTCGGCCAGCTCGGCGCGCGACTGGACGGCACCGTACGCGCGATCCGCACCGTCAAGGCCTCACGCGCTGAGAACCGCGAGCTGGAAGCTCTCAACCGCCACGTCGAGGATGCCCGGACCCTCGGAGTTCGGGCGATCCGGCTCGAAGCCGCGGCCGACGTGTTCAGCGGGCTGGCGATCAACCTGATGCTCATCAGCGTGCTGACTGTGGGGGCGTGGCGGGTATCGACCGGCGCGCTCGACGTACCCAGCCTGGTGGCCTTCCTGCTGTACGTGTTCGCCCTCAACGCACCCATCGGAATGATCATGGTGAGCATCCGGTCCGCGCAATCAGGGTTGGCCGCAGCGCGGCGCATCGACGAAGTCACCACCCTCGAACGCGAAATCGACCCGCCCAGCGCGGGGGCGGATCATCGCATCGACCCGCACCGGCCGGTGCTGGAGTTCGACAGCCTCACCGTGCGCTACACCCCCGATCAACACCCCGCGCTGCGGTCGGTGAGCATGCGTGTCCCGCGGCGCGGGCACCTGGCGTTGGTCGGGCCGTCCGGAGCGGGCAAAACTACGGTGCTCTCCACACTGCTGAGGTTCGTCAATCCCACCGCCGGCCGCGTCCTGCTCGACGGCATCCCGTACGAGCAGTGGACCATCCCCGCGGTGCGGTCCCGAATCGGCTACGTCGAACAAGACGCGCCGCTGGTGCCGGGCACCGTGCGCGACAACATCACCTACACCGCCGCCGAGGCTTCCGAATCAGACATCTGGCAGGCCCTCGACACCGTCGCCCTCAGCGACAAAGTCCGGTCCCTGCCCGAGGGTCTCGACCACGAGATCGCCGCGACCACACTCTCCGGTGGTGAACGTCAACGCATCGCGGTGGCCCGCGCGTTGCTGGCCCGCCCCGAGGTGCTGCTGCTCGACGAAGCCACCGCCCAACTCGACGCCCGCACCGAATCCGCCATCACCACCGCCATCCGTCAACTATCTGAACACGGAGCAGTCATCACCATCGCCCACCGCCTGTCCACGATCATCGACGCCGACCACATCATCGTTCTCGACAACGGCACCATCCGCGCCCAAGGCACCCACACCGAACTCCTCAACCAGGACGCCCTGTACCGGGAACTGATTGCAGCACTACGCATCTCAACACTGTCATCTACAGACGCCAAGTGA
- a CDS encoding IS256 family transposase: protein MTTAHDIDLRQLVEGRLTGASPDLLRELLTMFIHALMSAEADALCGAGYGQRSDERVNVRNGYRHRDFDTRVGTLDVAIPKLRQGSYFPDWLLQRRKRAERALTSVVATCYLLGVSTRRMEKLVDTLGITSLSKSQVSVMAKDLDTQVEAFRNRPLDQGPYTFVAADALVLKVRENGRVVNVHALVAVGVNGDGYREILGLDVTSAEDGAGWLTFFRGLVARGLSGVQLVTSDAHAGLVSAIGATLPGASWQRCRTHYSTNLMAVTPKSSWPWVKTLLHSVYDQPDADSVHAQYDRVIDALEAKLPKVAEHLDAARVDLLAFTAFPKQIWRQIWSNNPQERLNKEIRRRTDVVGIFPDRTALIRLVGAVLAEQHDEWIEGRRYLGLDVLARSRTDTPTDSVTEDTEEVTPALTA, encoded by the coding sequence ATGACCACTGCCCACGATATCGACCTCCGCCAGCTTGTCGAAGGCCGACTCACCGGCGCCAGCCCCGACCTGCTGCGCGAGCTGCTGACGATGTTCATCCACGCCCTGATGAGCGCCGAAGCCGACGCCCTGTGCGGCGCGGGCTACGGCCAACGCTCCGACGAACGCGTCAACGTCCGCAACGGCTACCGGCATCGGGACTTCGACACCCGCGTCGGCACCCTCGACGTGGCCATCCCCAAGCTGCGGCAGGGTTCGTACTTTCCGGACTGGCTGCTGCAGCGGCGCAAACGCGCCGAACGTGCCCTGACCTCGGTCGTTGCGACCTGCTACCTGCTCGGCGTCTCGACCCGAAGGATGGAGAAACTCGTCGACACCCTCGGGATCACCTCGCTGTCGAAGTCCCAGGTCAGCGTGATGGCGAAAGACCTCGACACCCAGGTCGAGGCCTTCCGGAACCGACCCCTCGATCAGGGGCCGTACACGTTCGTCGCCGCCGACGCCCTGGTCCTCAAGGTCCGCGAGAACGGACGGGTGGTCAACGTACACGCCCTGGTCGCGGTGGGGGTCAACGGCGACGGCTACCGCGAGATCCTGGGGCTGGACGTCACCTCCGCCGAAGACGGCGCCGGCTGGCTGACCTTCTTCCGCGGGTTGGTCGCCCGAGGCCTGTCCGGGGTGCAGTTGGTGACCTCCGACGCCCACGCCGGCCTGGTGTCCGCGATCGGCGCCACCTTGCCCGGCGCGTCCTGGCAACGATGCCGGACGCACTATTCGACCAATCTCATGGCGGTGACCCCGAAGTCGTCGTGGCCCTGGGTGAAGACACTGCTGCACTCGGTGTACGACCAGCCCGACGCGGATTCCGTGCACGCACAATACGATCGAGTGATCGATGCCCTCGAAGCCAAGCTGCCGAAGGTCGCCGAGCACCTCGACGCCGCCCGGGTCGACCTGTTGGCGTTCACCGCGTTCCCCAAGCAGATCTGGCGGCAGATCTGGTCCAACAATCCCCAGGAGCGGCTCAACAAGGAGATCCGCCGTCGGACCGACGTGGTCGGTATCTTCCCGGACCGCACCGCTCTGATCCGACTTGTCGGAGCGGTGCTCGCCGAACAGCACGACGAGTGGATCGAAGGCCGCCGCTACCTCGGACTCGACGTACTCGCCCGCTCCCGCACCGACACGCCCACCGACAGCGTCACCGAAGACACCGAGGAGGTGACACCGGCCTTGACCGCCTGA